One Spea bombifrons isolate aSpeBom1 chromosome 1, aSpeBom1.2.pri, whole genome shotgun sequence DNA window includes the following coding sequences:
- the ARHGAP45 gene encoding rho GTPase-activating protein 45 isoform X2 — MCLCSKIQSILGEPCPGDPRVILSPLEEIKETRRPLAHECLGEALRLLRQVISKYPLLNTVETLTAAGTLISKVKGFHYESNIENEKREFEKALESMAVCFSSTISEFLMGEVDSSTLLSLPPGDQSQSMESLCGGLSGGDGSLSNTEYVDTGSPFGEDVDVILQHSEGGVSAALLYAKNISKYMKDLSSYIEKRTILEMEYAKGLLKLVNTYKGPLTQEPHMPFQSIYSVALEQDLDYGHGVLHTAGTLQQQTFLQPVNMRRLEHEKRRKEVKEQWQRAQRKLMEAETNLRKARHAYLQRSEEHERAQYAAARAEEEQSHTGAKSLDKKRRAEEEAKNRAEEAMATYRTCIADAKTQKQELEDVKVNVLRQLQELIKQSDQILRSATISYYQSMHMQTAPLPVGFQTLCESSKLYDLGQQYASYVRQLGAETEVETCYDFQPYTPQIAWSPCVRVRKSSLSSQDFVSSENKEISADEQVVERRGGKGHQVHKSWPPALSEGDTSGGNVTGFPEKLIQPLSPTEDTEKKRLSTPLEQSINGLPDNIEVPISTGPFRNVGLSRAARTHRLRKLRAPSKCRECNSYVYFQGAECEECSLACHKKCLETLAIQCGHKKLQGRLLLFGRDFSEAALRSPDLVPFLIRKCVSEIEERALTMKGIYRVNGVKTRVEKLCQAFENGKELVELSQASPHDLSNVLKLYLRQLPEPLMPFRLYNSLMGLAKESLRGTEAGKGPKLENKGTETESEVLALVIRLKALLQELPHENKTTLQYLMQHLCRVSEQEQLNKMSPSNLGIVFGPALMRPRPTEATVSLSSLVDYPHQARIVETLIIFYETIFEEPTAEKPLNSSDETTSTFSSAPKLHVMVEEETSNLAPDYQITSFRDQTASSLDSDSDSDGGEDLTEGWEPASLKGQLTKQASETSTDDIPYIGADCQSESEEDGQTRRNLAESNTNQSNNVLLNSRRLMPPLHCRHPLPVIRVLHGRIAMSAAAADRCPQFV, encoded by the exons atgtGCTTATGTTCCAAAATACAGTCCATTCTTGGGGAGCCCTGCCCTGGGGACCCTCGAGTGATATTGTCTCCACTGGAAG AGATTAAGGAGACGCGTCGTCCTTTGGCACACGAGTGCCTTGGAGAGGCCCTGAGACTACTACGTCAGGTGATCAGCAAGTATCCTCTTCTCAACACTGTGGAGACCTTGACTGCAGCTGGGACCCTGATATCCAAAGTCAAAG GTTTTCACTATGAATCGAACATTGAGAATGAGAAGCGAGAGTTTGAAAAGGCACTGGAAAGTATGGCGGTGTGCTTCAGCAGCAC GATCTCCGAGTTCCTTATGGGGGAAGTGGACAGCAGCACGTTGTTATCACTCCCTCCAGGGGACCAGAGTCAG TCTATGGAAAGCCTGTGCGGGGGTCTTTCTGGAGGAGATGGGTCTCTTTCCAACACAGAGTATGTGGATACAG GAAGCCCTTTTGGGGAGGACGTAGATGTGATATTACAGCACAGTGAGGGAGGAGTTAGTGCCGCTCTTCTATAcgcaaaaaacatttcaaaatacatGAAGGACCTCAGCAGCTACATTGAAAAGAGAACTATTCTGG AGATGGAATATGCCAAAGGACTCTTGAAACTAGTGAACACATACAAGGGACCACTGACCCAGGAG CCGCACATGCCATTCCAGTCCATCTACTCTGTAGCTTTGGAGCAGGATTTGGATTATGGACACGGAGTTCTCCACACTGCAGGCACACTTCAGCAGCAGACATTCCTGCAG CCTGTGAATATGCGCCGCCTGGAACATGAAAAGCGCAGGAAAGAAGTGAAAGAGCAGTGGCAGCGAGCTCAGCGAAAATTG ATGGAGGCAGAGACCAACCTTCGGAAGGCACGTCACGCGTACCTGCAGCGCAGCGAAGAGCATGAAAGAGCCCAGTACGCTGCTGCACGTGCCGAAGAGGAGCAGAGCCACACAGGAGCCAAATCTCTTGACAAGAAAAGAAGAGCTGAAGAGGAGGCCAAGAACCGG GCAGAGGAAGCAATGGCTACCTACCGGACCTGTATTGCAGATGCCAAGACTCAGAAACAGGAGCTGGAGGACGTGAAAGTGAATGTTCTGCGTCAGCTTCAGGAGCTCATCAAGCAGAGTGACCAGATCCTGCGCTCG GCCACCATATCATATTATCAGAGCATGCACATGCAGACCGCACCACTTCCAGTTGGATTCCAGACCTTGTGTGAGAGCAGCAAACTGTATGACCTTGGCCAGCAGTATGCATCCTATGTCCGACAACTTGGGGCGGAAACTGAGGTGGAGACTTGTTATGACTTCCAGCCTTACACCCCTCAGATTGCATG GTCTCCCTGTGTTCGGGTTCGTAAATCCAGCTTAAGCTCTCAGGATTTTGTGTCTTCAGAAaataaagagataagtgcaGACGAGCAAGTTGTGGAGAGAAGAG gtGGTAAAGGTCACCAAGTTCACAAGTCATGGCCACCTGCTTTGAGTGAAGGGGATACTTCTGGAGGCAATGTCACAG GTTTTCCTGAGAAGCTCATTCAACCTTTGTCACCCACTGAGGACACTGAAAAGAAGAGGCTCAGCACACCTTTGGAGCAGA GTATCAATGGACTCCCTGATAACATAGAGGTTCCTATTTCCACTGGCCCATTCCGTAACGTTGGCCTGTCACGGGCAGCTAGGACCCACAGGCTGCGCAAATTACGGGCTCCGAGCAAATGCAGGGAGTGTAACAGCTATGTGTACTTTCAGGGTGCCGAGTGTGAGGAG TGCTCCCTTGCCTGTCATAAAAAATGCTTGGAGACCTTGGCCATCCAGTGCGGTCACAAGAAGCTGCAGGGCCGATTGCTGCTGTTCGGGAGAGATTTCTCAGAGGCGGCTCTTCGTTCCCCCGATCTTGTCCCCTTCCTCATCCGTAAATGCGTGTCTGAGATAGAAGAGCGTGCACTGACTATGAAG GGAATATATCGGGTGAATGGTGTAAAGACACGCGTGGAGAAGCTGTGCCAAGCCTTTGAGAACGGGAAGGAATTAGTTGAGCTTTCTCAGGCCTCCCCACATGATCTGAGCAATGTTCTAAAACTTTATCTCCGCCAG CTCCCGGAGCCACTGATGCCGTTCCGTTTGTACAACAGTCTAATGGGCCTGGCCAAGGAGAGTCTACGAGGAACAGAGGCTGGGAAAGGGCCCAAACTGGAGAACAAAGGCACAGAGACCGAATCGGAGGTCCTGGCATTAGTGATACGGCTAAAGGCACTACTGCAGGAACTTCCTCACGAGAACAAGACAACTCTCCAGTATCTGATGCAGCACCTATGCAG AGTCTCGGAGCAAGAGCAGCTAAACAAGATGAGTCCGAGCAACTTAGGCATTGTTTTTGGCCCGGCGCTGATGAGACCTCGTCCCACAGAAGCAACCGTGTCGTTGTCATCGCTTGTGGATTATCCTCACCAAGCTAGGATTGTAGAGACCCTCATCATTTTCTATGAAACCATTTTCGAGGAGCCCACTGCAGAGAAGCCACTGAATTCTAGTGAT GAAACCACTTCAACATTCAGCAGCGCTCCCAAACTTCATGTCATGGTTGAAGAAGAGACATCTAACTTGGCCCCAGATTACCAAATAACCTCATTCAGAG ATCAGACAGCATCCTCCCTGGATTCAGACTCTGACTCAGATGGTGGAGAGGATCTCACAGAGGGTTGGGAACCTGCATCCCTGAAGGGCCAACTCACCAAACAAGCCAGTGAAACAAGCACAGATGATATTCCCTATATCGGGGCAGATTGCCAGTCAGAATCCGAGGAGGATGGTCAAACTCGCAGGAATCTTGCAGAGAGCAACACCAACCAGTCCAACAATGTTCTGTTGAACAGTCGACGACTGATGCCTCCTTTGCATTGCCGCCACCCTCTACCGGTCATCCGGGTGCTACATGGAAGAATAGCTATGAGCGCTGCTGCCGCTGACCGTTGTCCTCAGTTTGTTTAA
- the POLR2E gene encoding DNA-directed RNA polymerases I, II, and III subunit RPABC1, with amino-acid sequence MDDEEETYRLWKIRKTIMQLCHDRGYLVTQDELDQTLDEFKSQFGDKPSEGRPRRTDLTVLVAHNDDPTDQMFVFFPEEPKVGIKTIKMYCQRMQEENITRAIIVVQQGMTPSAKQSLVDMAPKYILEQFLQQELLINITEHELVPEHVVMTKDEVTELLARYKLRESQLPRIQAGDPVARYFGLKRGQVVKIIRPSETAGRYITYRLVQ; translated from the exons ATGGATGATGAGGAGGAAACCTACCGGCTCTGGAAGATTCGTAAGACCATTATGCAG CTGTGCCATGACCGTGGTTATCTGGTAACGCAAGATGAGTTGGATCAAACGCTAGACGAGTTTAAGAGCCAGTTTGGTGACAAGCCAAGTGAGGGCCGTCCCAGAAGAACAGATCTTACTGTGTTGGTGGCTCATAATGATGATCCTACTGACCAGATGTTTGTATTCTTCCCAG AGGAGCCCAAAGTTGGTATAAAGACCATTAAGATGTACTGCCAAAGGATGCAAGAGGAAAATATTACTAGAGCTATTATTGTGGTGCAGCAAGGAATGACTCCATCTGCCAAGCAG TCATTGGTGGACATGGCTCCCAAATACATTCTAGAGCAGTTTCTGCAGCAGGAGCTCCTGATTAATATCACAGAGCATGAG CTTGTTCCAGAGCATGTGGTGATGACTAAGGATGAAGTTACAGAATTGCTCGCCCGATA CAAACTGAGGGAATCCCAGCTTCCTCGTATCCAGGCTGGAGACCCAGTAGCACGATATTTTGGATTGAAGAGAGGTCAG GTTGTTAAGATCATACGGCCTAGTGAGACTGCTGGCCGTTACATCACATACAGATTAGTACAGTGA